A window of the Cytophagaceae bacterium genome harbors these coding sequences:
- a CDS encoding gluconate 2-dehydrogenase subunit 3 family protein has translation MNRRIALQRVAIMMGGAISAPTLVAMLEGCKSPSSAGTNFSLIKDYQALVSEIAEVIIPKTDTPGAKDANVGPFIEKMLKDCYSDVQQNHFVKGLDQLEEESKKLGSGFVKLSAENKTKVMNTMVDLAKKESETNEASKKAKEVDSESGLTKEQQKKKDEVEIPVPFFTLMKELTVFGFFTSEIGATKTLDFIPIPGRFEGCIPLKPGQKAYAI, from the coding sequence TTGAATAGAAGAATTGCATTACAACGTGTGGCAATAATGATGGGAGGAGCCATTTCGGCACCTACTCTGGTTGCTATGCTCGAGGGCTGTAAGTCTCCCTCCTCGGCAGGGACTAATTTTAGTCTCATCAAGGATTATCAGGCATTGGTATCTGAAATAGCTGAGGTAATTATCCCCAAAACTGACACTCCCGGTGCAAAAGATGCGAATGTGGGCCCCTTTATTGAAAAAATGTTGAAAGATTGCTATTCCGATGTTCAGCAGAATCATTTCGTTAAAGGTCTGGATCAGCTTGAAGAAGAATCTAAAAAATTGGGTTCAGGGTTTGTTAAACTTTCAGCCGAAAACAAAACCAAAGTAATGAATACGATGGTGGATTTGGCTAAAAAAGAATCAGAAACCAATGAAGCTTCAAAAAAAGCCAAAGAAGTTGATTCTGAAAGTGGCCTTACCAAAGAGCAACAAAAGAAAAAAGATGAGGTTGAAATTCCGGTTCCATTCTTCACTTTAATGAAAGAATTGACCGTTTTCGGTTTCTTCACTTCCGAAATCGGAGCTACGAAAACCTTGGATTTTATTCCGATTCCGGGTCGCTTTGAAGGCTGTATTCCTCTTAAACCAGGACAAAAAGCCTACGCAATCTAA
- a CDS encoding GMC family oxidoreductase — MNLQGKGNDSVTYDAIVVGSGVSGGWAAKELTEKGLKVLMIDRGRDVKHIHDYTTAHKESWEFEHRGRVDNQVRKDYWAGVRTGYTANEEHRHFFEKDIDNPFEETRRFDWIRGYHTGGRSLLWGRQSYRWNERDFTANLEEGVGTDWPIRYKDLAPWYEYVEKFAGISGSKEGLDVLPDSYFQPAMELNCVEREVKKGIEKNFPGRHLIVGRVAHLTKSTPEQHALGRGQCQFRNRCMRGCPYGAYFSTQSATLPAAMKTGNLTLINDKIVYSVIFDDEKGKATGVRAIDQNTKQEVEYFAKIIFLNASAINSAWIMMQSKSKTHPNGLGNASDQLGRNIMDHHLGVGAQGQFEGFDDMYYYGRRPNGVYVPRFTNWGNDKRDFLRGFGYQGGASRGRGGADVPFGADLKESQTKPGPWTINLGGFGETLPDPTNRFTLTDKKDKWGLPIINFDAAWGENEWKMREAMESEAKAMLEAAGAKNVMSYHDKEKAPGIGIHEMGTAKMGRDAKTSVLNGNNQVWGAPNVFVTDGAAMASASCVNPSLTYMALTARAANFAVEELKKMNL, encoded by the coding sequence ATGAATTTACAAGGAAAAGGTAATGATTCAGTTACCTATGATGCCATAGTGGTCGGCTCCGGCGTGTCTGGTGGTTGGGCTGCAAAAGAACTTACTGAAAAAGGTCTTAAAGTTCTCATGATCGATCGTGGTCGTGATGTAAAACACATCCATGATTATACTACTGCCCACAAAGAATCCTGGGAATTTGAGCATCGAGGTCGGGTTGACAATCAGGTTAGAAAAGATTATTGGGCGGGTGTAAGAACAGGTTATACTGCTAACGAGGAACACCGTCATTTTTTTGAAAAAGATATAGATAATCCATTCGAAGAGACCCGCCGTTTTGACTGGATTCGCGGATATCATACCGGAGGCCGTTCGCTGCTTTGGGGTCGTCAATCCTACCGTTGGAACGAGCGTGATTTCACCGCCAACCTTGAAGAAGGTGTAGGTACCGACTGGCCGATTAGATACAAAGACCTGGCACCATGGTATGAATATGTGGAGAAATTTGCCGGAATAAGTGGCTCAAAAGAAGGTCTGGATGTTTTACCTGATTCCTATTTTCAGCCTGCCATGGAGCTCAACTGTGTGGAAAGGGAGGTAAAAAAAGGAATTGAAAAGAATTTTCCCGGAAGGCATTTGATTGTGGGTCGTGTGGCTCACCTTACCAAGTCTACTCCTGAGCAGCACGCTTTGGGCAGAGGTCAATGCCAGTTTCGCAACAGGTGTATGCGTGGATGCCCCTATGGTGCGTATTTCAGTACGCAGTCGGCTACATTACCTGCAGCCATGAAAACCGGAAATCTTACGCTGATAAATGATAAAATCGTTTATTCCGTAATTTTTGATGATGAAAAAGGCAAAGCAACAGGCGTAAGAGCTATCGATCAAAACACCAAACAAGAGGTGGAGTATTTTGCAAAAATCATCTTTCTCAATGCCAGTGCCATCAATTCGGCCTGGATCATGATGCAGTCAAAATCAAAAACACACCCTAACGGCCTGGGAAATGCCTCTGACCAATTGGGTCGAAACATTATGGACCACCATTTGGGTGTAGGAGCCCAAGGTCAGTTTGAAGGATTTGACGATATGTATTATTATGGTCGCAGACCCAATGGGGTATATGTTCCGAGATTTACCAACTGGGGCAATGACAAAAGGGATTTCCTTCGGGGATTTGGCTACCAGGGAGGTGCCTCAAGAGGAAGAGGTGGTGCGGATGTTCCATTTGGAGCAGATTTAAAAGAATCACAAACCAAACCGGGACCCTGGACTATTAATTTGGGTGGCTTCGGCGAGACCCTCCCCGACCCTACCAACAGATTTACATTGACAGACAAAAAAGACAAATGGGGATTACCTATTATCAATTTTGATGCTGCCTGGGGAGAAAATGAGTGGAAAATGCGTGAAGCCATGGAGTCAGAAGCTAAAGCGATGCTTGAAGCAGCAGGAGCCAAAAACGTAATGAGCTATCATGACAAAGAGAAAGCTCCCGGTATCGGAATACATGAAATGGGAACTGCCAAAATGGGCCGTGATGCTAAAACTTCGGTATTAAATGGAAACAACCAGGTTTGGGGAGCTCCAAACGTATTTGTGACCGATGGAGCCGCAATGGCCTCTGCCTCATGTGTAAACCCATCGCTCACTTACATGGCTCTCACCGCCCGTGCAGCCAATTTCGCGGTAGAGGAGTTGAAGAAGATGAATTTGTAA
- a CDS encoding TlpA family protein disulfide reductase encodes MKLKVTIIISILLSISQIKTLGQNHIEIVIQNCLVHKEKFNFSLWVPFDTIKVNPVYQNNLIFLRFKTDEDIGVLNISRIREDTLFSSTEFLVPLTEKNKFFINCKKNEGFSSKHLINYSKYSDSLENFLSPQYESANKIFNQFENFYSTEDSLQILRSKFANQHEKIKLAHLDFYRERPNQISTLMCLFYNSRQANYYKTQDFLDFFLTLSPEFQKSKIGLECRKNLLHNIVTFKNQPKLDSLNKINFQKVDIYNNKFDFTQQKGKITLINFWFMGCAPCVYEIPELVSLKSEYPNLDIISFSTDKEIDKLKVFVAVKKMLWTHIQADEAIRVKFNIKGYPTNILIDENGYFKYIKMGVINRSEIERFLK; translated from the coding sequence ATGAAATTAAAAGTAACAATAATTATTTCAATTCTTCTGTCAATATCCCAAATAAAAACATTGGGCCAAAATCATATTGAAATAGTAATTCAAAATTGCCTAGTTCATAAGGAAAAATTCAATTTTTCCTTATGGGTGCCGTTTGATACTATTAAAGTAAATCCTGTTTACCAAAATAATCTGATTTTTTTGAGATTTAAAACAGATGAAGACATTGGCGTATTGAATATTTCTCGAATCAGGGAGGATACACTTTTTTCTTCTACTGAGTTTTTAGTTCCATTAACGGAGAAAAATAAATTTTTTATAAATTGTAAAAAAAATGAAGGTTTTTCTTCTAAACATTTAATTAATTATTCGAAATATTCTGACTCTCTTGAAAATTTTCTAAGCCCACAATATGAATCTGCTAATAAAATTTTTAATCAGTTTGAAAATTTTTATTCTACAGAGGACTCTTTACAAATTTTAAGAAGCAAATTCGCAAATCAACATGAGAAAATAAAATTAGCTCATCTGGATTTTTATAGAGAAAGACCTAACCAAATTTCAACTCTAATGTGTTTATTTTATAATAGTAGGCAGGCAAACTATTATAAAACTCAAGATTTTTTAGATTTTTTTTTGACTTTATCTCCTGAATTTCAAAAGAGTAAAATTGGACTTGAGTGCCGCAAAAATCTTTTACACAATATTGTCACCTTTAAAAACCAACCTAAGCTTGACTCATTAAATAAAATCAATTTTCAAAAAGTAGATATTTACAATAATAAATTCGATTTTACTCAACAAAAAGGCAAAATTACCTTAATTAATTTCTGGTTTATGGGTTGTGCACCTTGTGTTTATGAAATCCCGGAATTGGTATCACTAAAGTCTGAATATCCCAATTTGGATATTATTAGTTTTTCGACCGATAAAGAAATTGACAAACTTAAGGTCTTCGTGGCAGTAAAAAAAATGCTCTGGACCCATATTCAAGCTGATGAAGCAATCCGGGTAAAATTCAATATTAAGGGTTATCCCACCAATATTTTAATTGATGAAAATGGATATTTTAAATATATTAAAATGGGGGTAATCAACAGAAGTGAAATTGAGCGATTTTTAAAATAA